In Arthrobacter sp. CDRTa11, one DNA window encodes the following:
- a CDS encoding helix-turn-helix domain-containing protein: MPADDVSAIQCRLDELLTERGVTLTELSKRVGVSLVNLSVLKNNHAKAIRFSTLTAICEALECEVGDLLVCRP, from the coding sequence ATGCCTGCTGACGACGTTTCAGCTATTCAGTGCAGGCTCGATGAGTTGCTAACCGAACGGGGCGTGACGCTGACGGAGTTAAGCAAGCGGGTAGGCGTGAGCCTGGTGAATCTTTCCGTCTTAAAGAACAATCACGCCAAAGCCATCCGGTTTTCAACGTTGACTGCCATCTGCGAAGCGCTGGAGTGCGAGGTAGGGGACCTCCTGGTCTGCCGGCCCTGA
- the epsC gene encoding serine O-acetyltransferase EpsC: MNFMLLLREDLQAAKDQDPAASSLLAVAFLYSGVHAVWSHRVAHALWQHRRLKGAARLISQLSRSLTGIEIHPGATIGRRLFIDHGTGIVVGETAEIGDDVLMYQAVTLGGRALNRTKRHPTIGNRVMLGAGAKILGPVVVGDDSAVGANAVVVRDVPAQSVAVGIPALTRPKDPAAPAEPRKDFLDPALLVPAGSPSAP; the protein is encoded by the coding sequence GTGAACTTCATGCTGCTTCTGCGGGAGGACCTGCAGGCAGCCAAAGACCAGGATCCAGCGGCGTCGAGTCTCCTGGCAGTGGCTTTCCTATATTCGGGCGTCCACGCTGTCTGGAGCCATCGCGTGGCGCATGCCCTGTGGCAGCACCGGAGGCTCAAAGGTGCGGCCCGCCTCATCTCCCAGCTATCAAGATCCCTCACCGGGATTGAGATCCATCCCGGCGCCACCATCGGCAGGCGGCTCTTCATCGACCACGGGACCGGCATAGTGGTGGGCGAAACTGCCGAAATAGGTGACGACGTCCTGATGTACCAGGCAGTGACCCTGGGTGGCCGGGCGCTGAACAGGACGAAGCGGCACCCAACCATCGGCAACCGCGTCATGCTGGGTGCCGGAGCAAAGATCCTTGGCCCCGTGGTGGTGGGAGATGATTCCGCGGTGGGTGCAAACGCCGTCGTCGTGCGGGACGTCCCGGCGCAATCTGTCGCAGTGGGGATCCCGGCTTTGACGCGTCCAAAGGATCCTGCCGCGCCGGCCGAGCCGCGCAAGGACTTCCTTGATCCCGCACTGTTGGTTCCGGCGGGATCGCCTTCCGCTCCTTGA
- a CDS encoding MarR family winged helix-turn-helix transcriptional regulator produces the protein MDHWPTGRLLSTAARLVEHSWNEKLGAIGLTHAGVIAIEVLAAQGPMTQAQLAQYVRVQAQTMGKTLSRLETHGHIARVRSTSDRRSHVVSLTERGREAVAAAVEMERSVLAAASIDPDALRQELKAVVRELASQFASPATRALVDGAPLA, from the coding sequence ATGGATCACTGGCCCACGGGGCGCCTCTTGTCCACTGCGGCCCGTCTCGTTGAACACTCGTGGAATGAAAAGCTCGGCGCCATTGGATTAACCCACGCCGGTGTGATCGCCATTGAGGTTCTCGCGGCCCAGGGGCCCATGACCCAGGCACAGCTGGCCCAATATGTCCGCGTTCAGGCCCAAACTATGGGCAAAACGCTCAGCAGGCTCGAAACCCACGGCCACATTGCCCGTGTCCGGAGCACGTCGGACCGCCGAAGCCACGTTGTGTCGCTGACTGAACGTGGCAGGGAAGCAGTGGCTGCGGCCGTGGAAATGGAGCGTTCCGTGCTTGCTGCCGCATCCATTGATCCCGACGCGCTGCGCCAGGAGCTTAAGGCAGTAGTCCGTGAGCTGGCCAGCCAGTTCGCTTCTCCTGCAACCAGGGCATTGGTCGACGGCGCACCCCTCGCCTAG
- the bcp gene encoding thioredoxin-dependent thiol peroxidase: MADKLMTGAEAPAFTLKDSSGQDVSLASRLGRNTIVYFYPAASTPGCTKQACDFRDNLASFQSAGYEVLGISPDPVAKLAAFAAKETLSFPVLSDEDHVVAEAYGAWGEKKNYGKTYQGLIRSTIVVDPEGKVKVAQYNVRATGHVAKLRRDLKLDG, from the coding sequence TTGGCAGACAAACTTATGACCGGCGCTGAAGCACCCGCCTTCACCTTGAAGGACTCCTCCGGACAGGACGTCAGCCTTGCCTCGCGGCTCGGGCGCAACACCATCGTTTACTTCTACCCGGCCGCGTCCACACCGGGGTGCACCAAGCAGGCCTGCGACTTCCGCGACAATCTGGCGTCGTTCCAATCTGCCGGTTACGAGGTTCTGGGAATCTCACCCGACCCCGTTGCCAAGCTGGCGGCCTTTGCCGCCAAGGAGACCCTCAGCTTCCCGGTGCTCTCGGATGAGGACCATGTGGTGGCGGAGGCCTACGGTGCCTGGGGTGAAAAGAAGAACTACGGCAAGACTTACCAGGGCCTTATCCGTTCCACGATCGTGGTGGATCCTGAGGGCAAAGTGAAGGTGGCACAGTACAACGTCCGGGCTACCGGGCACGTGGCCAAACTGCGCCGCGACCTCAAGCTTGATGGGTAG